The following are from one region of the Paenalkalicoccus suaedae genome:
- a CDS encoding carbohydrate ABC transporter permease — MAEEYSAQAEKTSQKKKSAFSRRTWDMIAGYSFISPFYILFAVFGVFPIFFSFYLAFFRWDGLNPMEFVGFNNFVIIFNDPLFWKSIYNTVIIGLMGTAPQLVVALLLAFALNSVLLKYKGIFRLAIFLPYVTSIVAVAIVFSVIFSNQESGLANTFLGFFGVDPITWTRSEWGAKFAIAAMVFWRWVGYNTIIYLAGMQAIPNDLYEAAKMDGATVRQQIWHITIPMLKPFIIFSVFTATIGALQVFAEPHIFQGRGGRPEGITIVLYLYRDAFGSNFFGTASATAIVLFFIIIIFSSLNMYFTNRIGRSKKVEVK, encoded by the coding sequence ATGGCTGAAGAGTATTCTGCCCAAGCAGAAAAAACATCACAAAAGAAAAAAAGCGCCTTTTCACGCCGCACGTGGGATATGATCGCAGGCTATTCCTTCATATCACCATTCTATATTCTATTTGCGGTATTTGGTGTATTCCCGATCTTCTTTAGCTTCTACTTAGCTTTCTTTAGATGGGACGGCCTAAACCCAATGGAATTCGTAGGCTTCAACAACTTTGTCATTATCTTTAATGACCCCCTATTTTGGAAATCAATTTATAACACGGTCATAATCGGCCTCATGGGGACTGCTCCTCAGCTTGTAGTTGCACTGCTACTCGCATTTGCGCTTAACTCCGTGTTACTTAAGTATAAAGGAATTTTCCGACTCGCTATTTTCTTACCATATGTAACGTCGATCGTAGCAGTAGCAATCGTATTCAGCGTTATCTTTAGTAACCAAGAGTCCGGTCTTGCAAACACATTCCTCGGATTCTTCGGCGTCGATCCAATTACATGGACGCGTTCGGAGTGGGGAGCGAAGTTTGCGATCGCAGCGATGGTATTCTGGCGCTGGGTCGGTTATAACACAATCATTTACTTAGCAGGGATGCAAGCAATCCCGAACGATTTATATGAAGCAGCAAAAATGGACGGAGCTACAGTTCGTCAGCAAATTTGGCACATCACGATTCCAATGCTGAAGCCATTCATCATCTTCTCTGTATTCACAGCGACGATCGGTGCGCTTCAAGTATTCGCAGAACCGCATATTTTCCAGGGACGTGGAGGACGACCTGAAGGTATCACAATCGTGCTTTACCTATACCGAGATGCATTCGGAAGTAACTTCTTCGGTACAGCATCTGCAACAGCGATTGTCTTATTCTTCATCATTATTATCTTCTCTTCTCTAAATATGTACTTTACAAACAGAATCGGCAGATCTAAAAAGGTGGAGGTGAAGTAG
- a CDS encoding response regulator, with translation MENTNKLRIVLIDDHQLFREGVKRILSMESNFDVVAEGSDGDEVIDLVRHNQPDVVLMDINMPNVNGMEATKKLVETFPNVKVLILSIHDDETYVTHVLKTGASGYLLKEMDTEALIEAVRVVGEGGAYIHPKVTFNLIKEYRRLASDNGGESEIGFREVEYRRPLHLLTRRECEVLQLMTDGKSNRAIGEALYISEKTVKNHVSNILQKMGMNDRTQAVVEAIKNGWVKVN, from the coding sequence ATGGAAAATACGAATAAATTACGCATTGTGTTAATTGATGATCACCAGCTTTTCCGCGAAGGTGTAAAACGAATTCTTTCAATGGAAAGTAACTTTGATGTTGTTGCAGAAGGTAGCGACGGCGACGAAGTAATCGATCTTGTCCGTCACAACCAACCGGACGTTGTCCTTATGGACATTAACATGCCTAACGTAAACGGCATGGAAGCGACGAAAAAGCTAGTCGAAACATTCCCGAACGTAAAAGTACTCATCTTATCTATTCACGATGACGAAACGTACGTAACGCACGTTCTTAAAACAGGAGCTTCAGGCTACCTATTAAAAGAAATGGACACAGAAGCATTAATCGAAGCTGTCCGCGTTGTTGGCGAAGGTGGAGCTTACATTCACCCGAAGGTAACGTTCAATCTTATTAAGGAATACCGTCGTCTAGCATCTGATAACGGTGGCGAATCGGAAATCGGCTTCCGCGAAGTCGAGTACCGTCGTCCACTTCACCTCCTCACACGTCGTGAGTGTGAAGTACTTCAATTAATGACAGACGGAAAGAGCAACCGTGCCATCGGCGAAGCGCTCTATATTTCGGAGAAAACAGTTAAAAACCACGTTTCAAACATCCTACAGAAGATGGGTATGAACGACCGTACGCAGGCTGTAGTAGAAGCAATCAAAAACGGTTGGGTTAAGGTTAACTAA
- a CDS encoding YigZ family protein has protein sequence MLSSYFTVKESGGDEIVIQKSRFLAHVKRVESEEDAQAFIEAIKKEHWSANHNCSAYMIGENDLIQKANDDGEPSGTAGVPILEVIKKRQLKDTVVVITRYFGGIKLGAGGLIRAYSSATSAGINATGVVERKLATIVAATFDYTMLGKVENEIRSSAYLLKEILYEEQVTVEVFVEDGDLEDYTSWITDLTSGQAKIESRGVKYLERDVPLTGKERE, from the coding sequence ATGCTTTCATCCTATTTTACAGTCAAAGAATCTGGAGGCGATGAAATCGTCATCCAAAAGTCACGTTTTCTTGCACACGTCAAACGCGTTGAATCTGAAGAGGACGCGCAAGCATTCATCGAAGCGATTAAAAAGGAGCATTGGAGCGCCAACCACAACTGCTCCGCCTATATGATCGGCGAGAACGACCTTATCCAAAAAGCCAACGACGACGGCGAACCCTCTGGCACAGCCGGCGTCCCAATTTTAGAAGTCATCAAGAAGCGCCAGCTTAAGGACACCGTTGTTGTCATCACGCGTTACTTCGGAGGCATTAAGCTCGGCGCCGGCGGACTCATCCGCGCGTATAGCTCCGCAACAAGCGCTGGTATCAATGCAACTGGCGTAGTTGAGCGCAAACTTGCCACCATCGTCGCAGCAACCTTTGATTACACCATGCTCGGCAAGGTAGAAAATGAGATTCGATCGTCCGCTTACCTATTAAAAGAGATCCTCTACGAAGAGCAAGTAACCGTCGAAGTATTTGTCGAAGACGGCGACCTTGAGGACTACACATCTTGGATCACAGACCTGACAAGTGGACAAGCGAAGATCGAATCTCGTGGTGTGAAGTATTTAGAGAGGGATGTGCCGCTTACTGGTAAGGAGCGGGAGTAG
- a CDS encoding YesL family protein, with the protein MAQGRTFGIIDTISTWLMRLVVINILWIGTTLAGLVVFGIGPATTASFIKIRGYLTGEKVSYVEAVRRYFLRSVLFSWILLLVGAILVVDYYFLFRWESSLANVFIGLAFFFTIFYLVVVAYGFIYISEGRTIKEAIKQSVIYFLRKPSMVITGLMSIVIGGFIISQLAVLLLFFSFSLGAVILALTFGK; encoded by the coding sequence ATGGCACAAGGTCGCACATTTGGCATCATCGATACAATTTCAACGTGGTTAATGCGCCTAGTGGTTATTAATATATTGTGGATCGGCACGACGCTTGCTGGACTAGTGGTGTTCGGGATCGGACCAGCAACGACAGCAAGCTTTATTAAAATTAGAGGGTACTTGACGGGCGAAAAGGTATCGTACGTAGAAGCAGTTAGACGATATTTCCTAAGATCCGTCTTGTTTTCCTGGATTCTCCTTCTCGTAGGGGCAATTTTAGTCGTTGACTATTACTTTTTATTTAGATGGGAGAGCTCTCTTGCCAACGTTTTTATTGGCTTAGCCTTTTTCTTTACGATCTTTTATCTTGTCGTAGTTGCTTACGGGTTTATTTATATAAGTGAGGGGCGAACGATTAAAGAAGCGATTAAGCAGTCCGTGATTTATTTTTTGAGAAAGCCGAGTATGGTGATCACAGGATTGATGTCAATCGTGATTGGCGGATTTATCATTTCGCAACTAGCCGTCCTCCTTTTATTTTTTAGTTTTAGCTTAGGGGCTGTTATCCTCGCGCTTACATTTGGAAAATAA
- a CDS encoding IS3 family transposase: MAFELKEEGYRLKDILVIVGIPESTYHYHVKNFGKEDPDRELKEVITELFKAFHERYGYKRITKELKKSAWCINHKKVYRLMRELGLKCVKFMRKSRRYNSYKGKVGKVAKNRLSRRFSTPIPFQKLVTDITEFKCLGEEKLYLNPLLDLYNGEIIAFGIKKRPTLDLVMEPLKETIEVLGAQATYRTTIHSDQGWHYQHNQWVRTLKENKVFQSMSRKATCADNASIENFFGILKQEMYYGEKLVSYEELKRQIEEYIYWYNHIRSKEKLAGFSPVEYRTQTSQLAA, encoded by the coding sequence GTGGCGTTCGAACTCAAAGAAGAAGGATACCGATTAAAAGATATTCTAGTTATTGTAGGTATTCCAGAATCAACCTACCACTATCATGTGAAAAACTTTGGGAAAGAAGATCCGGATAGAGAACTAAAAGAAGTCATTACTGAGCTGTTTAAGGCGTTTCATGAACGTTATGGTTATAAACGCATTACCAAGGAATTAAAGAAATCAGCCTGGTGTATTAATCACAAAAAAGTGTATCGACTTATGAGGGAATTAGGGTTAAAATGCGTAAAGTTTATGAGGAAGTCTCGTAGATACAATTCTTATAAGGGTAAGGTTGGAAAGGTAGCGAAGAATCGACTGTCCCGCCGATTTAGCACGCCTATTCCTTTTCAGAAATTAGTAACCGACATTACAGAATTCAAATGTCTAGGAGAAGAGAAATTGTACTTAAATCCACTCCTTGATCTTTACAATGGGGAAATTATCGCGTTTGGTATCAAGAAACGTCCAACATTAGATCTTGTCATGGAACCTTTAAAAGAAACAATAGAAGTACTAGGAGCTCAGGCAACCTATCGTACGACTATCCACTCCGATCAAGGCTGGCATTATCAGCACAACCAATGGGTGAGGACATTAAAAGAAAATAAAGTATTTCAAAGCATGTCACGTAAAGCAACCTGCGCAGACAATGCTTCAATAGAGAATTTCTTTGGTATATTAAAACAAGAAATGTATTATGGAGAAAAATTAGTGAGCTACGAAGAATTAAAAAGGCAGATTGAAGAATATATTTACTGGTACAACCATATACGATCAAAAGAAAAATTGGCTGGTTTTAGTCCAGTCGAATACCGAACACAAACCAGCCAATTAGCTGCATAA
- a CDS encoding carbohydrate binding domain-containing protein produces MKKTVATALASTLVLQAMLPTVVKGEETDDMWKLTFEDTFEGTTLDKSKWSIDQGNGFYDDNGNWVPGWGNEELQSYEEDNVIVKDGMLHLEGREETVSNDKGTYNFTSGKIHSQGNFSQKYGRFEASMSLPEGQGYWPAFWMMPEDDKYGGWAASGEIDIMEAAGGRPSHIGGAIHYGGQWPNNRFTAKDYYFPEGIDITDFNEYAVEWEPGEIRWYVNDELFQTLNNWSSENANNAANFSYPAPFDQEFHLILNLAIGGWYGGNPDETTEFNQAVKVDYVRAYEMDEYREPVEPISEPSELPENTKQPVDGNYLYDPSFDGDISSIRTPADLESSFSEDGWNFVYLEEFGADATFSQGEDGVTIDASASGSQPYSIQLIQNATVGEGRWYRLSFDAKAEAARTLNVKVGAGPERGYTAYSPTRDFQVGTDSARYELVFQMTNETDPRARVELNAGLSTVPVTIDNVVLEEVDAVDPYNEDAPKTAIAGNHIYNGTFDQGRMDRTTFWQFESDVATGVVPEDTRRFTYTFDGAGEAELMQPGLVLPAGDYTLAFNTMSDASAPISVSVTGENGVELVNESVTAPTSAQDHEVTFTLDSAVDAAALTFVATASGSIDNVSLMREGAEEEEAAGERFPLLNGSFETDEHWFSHVQGQFDGTSQADVTVGNGKAELAIGDVGQNPWDIQLFQENVALKAGETYTLTFDVASTVDRTIEAVIENASYERYLSEEVAVTAAGETVSFTFDMPISDTTAVKFLAGNVDGEVAPHTLTFENVSLEMHVEESDGVSFSDFDESHASYEEVAELLERGIVKGFGDGTMRPGQSITRMEAAILLTRVLELAPGNDTEAFMDVPLDHPSLDYVLAVREAGIFSGSPFNQFFPKRELVRGEAAAIVLRAFGVPYSTDFTRGENDDTFSHEVQSLVEAELMIGRGNGDLAVRSSITRLEFLLLLARADKM; encoded by the coding sequence ATGAAAAAAACAGTAGCTACAGCACTCGCTTCAACGCTCGTTTTACAGGCGATGCTTCCAACAGTAGTTAAAGGAGAAGAGACAGACGACATGTGGAAATTAACATTCGAAGACACGTTTGAAGGTACAACGCTTGATAAGAGTAAATGGTCGATTGATCAAGGGAACGGCTTTTATGATGATAACGGCAACTGGGTACCTGGCTGGGGGAACGAAGAGCTTCAGTCGTATGAAGAAGATAACGTCATCGTAAAAGACGGCATGCTTCACCTAGAAGGTCGTGAAGAAACGGTATCGAACGATAAGGGTACATACAATTTTACATCTGGTAAGATTCATTCCCAAGGTAATTTCTCACAGAAGTATGGTCGCTTTGAGGCGAGTATGTCATTGCCAGAAGGACAAGGCTATTGGCCGGCATTTTGGATGATGCCAGAAGATGACAAGTACGGTGGCTGGGCAGCATCTGGTGAGATTGATATTATGGAAGCGGCCGGTGGACGTCCAAGTCATATTGGCGGCGCGATTCACTACGGTGGACAGTGGCCAAATAATCGTTTTACAGCAAAGGATTACTACTTCCCAGAAGGCATTGATATTACAGATTTTAACGAGTACGCAGTCGAATGGGAGCCAGGTGAAATTCGTTGGTACGTTAACGATGAACTGTTCCAAACGCTCAATAACTGGAGCTCTGAGAATGCGAATAACGCAGCAAACTTCTCGTACCCAGCACCATTTGACCAAGAGTTCCACTTGATTTTAAACTTAGCAATCGGTGGCTGGTACGGTGGTAATCCGGATGAGACAACAGAGTTTAATCAGGCGGTGAAGGTAGATTACGTTCGCGCTTACGAAATGGACGAGTACCGCGAGCCGGTAGAACCTATTTCAGAGCCGAGCGAGCTACCTGAAAATACGAAGCAACCAGTAGACGGTAACTACCTCTATGACCCTTCGTTTGATGGAGACATTTCTTCGATTCGCACACCGGCTGACCTAGAGTCGTCGTTTAGTGAAGATGGATGGAATTTTGTCTACCTAGAGGAATTCGGAGCGGATGCTACCTTTAGCCAAGGCGAGGACGGTGTAACGATTGACGCTTCGGCATCAGGCTCGCAGCCTTACAGCATTCAGCTTATCCAGAATGCAACCGTAGGCGAAGGTCGCTGGTATCGCTTAAGCTTTGATGCGAAGGCGGAAGCAGCTCGCACACTAAACGTAAAAGTTGGCGCAGGTCCAGAGCGCGGCTACACGGCGTATTCACCAACGCGTGATTTCCAAGTTGGTACGGATTCTGCACGCTACGAGCTTGTTTTCCAAATGACAAATGAAACAGATCCACGTGCTCGCGTGGAGTTAAACGCAGGTCTTTCAACAGTGCCTGTCACGATCGACAATGTGGTTCTTGAAGAAGTCGACGCGGTTGATCCTTATAACGAAGATGCTCCAAAGACGGCAATTGCAGGCAATCACATTTACAACGGCACGTTCGACCAAGGACGCATGGATCGTACAACGTTCTGGCAGTTCGAAAGTGACGTAGCAACTGGCGTCGTTCCAGAAGATACTCGTCGCTTTACGTACACGTTTGATGGTGCTGGCGAGGCGGAGTTGATGCAGCCTGGACTTGTGCTACCTGCTGGTGACTATACGCTTGCGTTTAACACCATGTCAGATGCTTCGGCGCCGATCAGTGTTTCTGTGACTGGGGAAAATGGGGTAGAGCTAGTGAATGAATCCGTAACAGCTCCTACTAGTGCGCAAGATCACGAAGTGACGTTTACATTAGATAGCGCAGTAGATGCAGCGGCATTAACGTTTGTTGCGACTGCTAGTGGCTCTATCGACAATGTTAGTCTTATGCGTGAAGGGGCAGAAGAGGAAGAGGCCGCAGGCGAGCGCTTCCCACTTCTAAACGGATCGTTTGAGACAGATGAGCATTGGTTCAGCCACGTACAAGGTCAATTTGACGGGACATCACAAGCGGATGTAACGGTAGGCAATGGTAAGGCAGAGCTTGCAATTGGTGACGTCGGCCAAAACCCATGGGATATTCAACTATTCCAAGAAAACGTTGCGCTAAAGGCAGGCGAAACGTACACATTAACGTTTGATGTAGCTTCAACAGTTGATCGCACGATCGAAGCAGTTATTGAGAACGCATCATACGAGCGCTATTTATCGGAAGAAGTAGCAGTAACGGCTGCTGGTGAGACAGTATCATTCACGTTCGATATGCCTATCTCTGACACAACTGCTGTGAAATTCTTAGCAGGTAACGTCGACGGAGAGGTAGCTCCTCACACGCTGACGTTCGAAAATGTATCACTCGAGATGCACGTGGAAGAAAGCGACGGCGTTTCGTTCTCTGACTTCGATGAGTCTCATGCAAGCTACGAAGAAGTAGCCGAGCTATTAGAGCGCGGCATTGTAAAAGGCTTTGGTGATGGTACGATGCGTCCAGGTCAATCGATCACGCGTATGGAAGCAGCGATCCTGCTCACACGTGTGCTAGAACTTGCGCCAGGCAATGATACAGAGGCATTTATGGATGTACCTTTGGATCATCCAAGCCTAGACTACGTCCTAGCTGTGCGAGAAGCTGGTATCTTCAGCGGTAGCCCATTCAATCAGTTCTTCCCGAAGCGCGAGCTCGTGCGTGGAGAAGCGGCTGCGATTGTGCTACGTGCGTTCGGAGTACCTTACTCGACTGACTTCACGCGTGGAGAAAATGATGACACGTTTAGCCACGAAGTACAGTCGCTCGTAGAAGCGGAGCTGATGATTGGGCGCGGTAACGGTGACCTCGCTGTGCGATCGTCGATCACGCGTTTAGAGTTCTTGTTGCTTCTAGCACGAGCGGATAAGATGTAA
- a CDS encoding ABC transporter substrate-binding protein: protein MKKFGLTTTLVFTTMVVAACGGGGDSTATQDNDGNVVADNEAEVTDLGSEDAEIELSFWLFGATGYPELAAEYVEENPDVSITFQEIDMEDHHNNLFTALSAGSGAPDMAAIEVSEIDGYKNAQDRFVNLYEMGADEIEGDYLDWVWEIGTDVEGDFLFGIPTDIGPTVMFYRADIFEEAGLPSEPEEVEALIQTWDDYRDAAQTVLDETGVVMAPNAETVYNAKRDQAPEQYFNESDELILEQSEFVKQAYDDTAQMIEDGYIGDYGMWTPEWGAAMDEGSYATLLAPAWMQGVIKGNAPDQENWRIAALPEGAGNWGGSWITVPSQTEHAEEAYEFLKWLLAPEQQLKAFENMGLFPSAPSVYEMPEFAEYTDEYFGGQNTAEVFANAALEVEHIHKGAQYGEVNTEILEGLNNVYDGIESEEEWEDILSRVQQRISR from the coding sequence ATGAAAAAGTTTGGTTTAACAACAACACTCGTATTTACAACAATGGTTGTAGCCGCATGTGGCGGTGGCGGAGACAGCACAGCTACTCAGGACAATGATGGGAACGTAGTAGCAGACAATGAAGCAGAAGTTACGGATCTAGGAAGCGAAGACGCAGAAATAGAACTTTCTTTCTGGCTATTCGGTGCAACTGGTTACCCAGAACTTGCAGCTGAGTATGTAGAAGAGAATCCGGATGTCAGTATCACATTCCAAGAGATTGACATGGAAGATCACCACAACAACCTCTTCACTGCACTATCAGCAGGAAGTGGAGCGCCAGATATGGCTGCGATTGAAGTATCAGAAATCGATGGCTACAAAAATGCTCAAGATCGCTTTGTTAACTTATATGAGATGGGTGCTGACGAAATCGAAGGCGACTATCTTGACTGGGTTTGGGAAATTGGAACTGACGTAGAAGGCGATTTCCTATTCGGAATTCCAACTGACATTGGTCCTACAGTCATGTTCTACCGCGCAGATATCTTTGAAGAAGCTGGACTTCCTTCAGAGCCGGAAGAAGTAGAAGCACTTATTCAAACGTGGGATGATTACCGCGATGCAGCACAAACAGTATTAGACGAAACTGGAGTAGTCATGGCACCGAACGCAGAGACAGTTTACAACGCGAAGCGTGACCAAGCTCCAGAACAGTATTTCAACGAATCAGATGAGCTAATTCTTGAGCAATCAGAATTTGTGAAGCAAGCGTATGATGATACAGCACAAATGATCGAAGATGGGTACATTGGTGACTATGGCATGTGGACTCCTGAGTGGGGTGCAGCAATGGACGAAGGTAGCTACGCAACACTACTTGCTCCAGCTTGGATGCAAGGTGTAATCAAAGGTAACGCACCAGATCAAGAAAACTGGAGAATCGCAGCACTACCTGAAGGTGCTGGTAACTGGGGTGGATCTTGGATCACGGTTCCTTCTCAAACAGAGCACGCAGAAGAAGCATACGAGTTCCTTAAGTGGTTACTTGCTCCAGAGCAACAGCTAAAAGCATTCGAGAACATGGGTCTATTCCCATCTGCACCATCTGTCTACGAAATGCCTGAATTTGCAGAGTACACAGACGAGTACTTCGGCGGTCAAAACACAGCAGAAGTATTTGCTAATGCAGCACTTGAAGTAGAGCACATTCACAAAGGAGCTCAGTACGGAGAAGTAAACACAGAGATCCTTGAAGGATTAAACAACGTCTATGACGGCATTGAATCAGAAGAAGAGTGGGAAGATATTCTAAGCCGTGTACAACAGCGTATCTCTCGCTAA
- a CDS encoding sensor histidine kinase — MGSVEAIDHILTSMMDMVGKSKEQIFEIGEDSRTEYEQLKDELETIKKKVVEVIEQSDKMELQSRFARNRLAEVSKHFDNYSDREVREAYEQANDYQVNLTVLLHEEKQLRDRRDSIERRLMKLEETMERADHLINQINVVINYLTGDLMQVSEMIQDAEEMQKFGLKIIQAQEEERKKLSREIHDGPAQMMANVVIRSEIVERVLNKEGVEQARQEIKDLKAMVKDSLIEVRRIIYDLRPMSLDDLGLMPTLAKYLKNVEEHSQVQIQFKSFGKDMRYPTQMEVAIFRFVQEAVQNAIKHADASMISVKVDPKPNSVVAVIKDDGKGFDTSIKKEGSFGLVGMKERINMLDGKISIDSKPGAGTLIVVQIPVQTQAS; from the coding sequence ATGGGCTCCGTAGAAGCAATTGATCATATCCTCACTAGTATGATGGATATGGTTGGCAAAAGCAAAGAACAAATCTTTGAGATTGGCGAGGACTCTCGCACTGAATATGAGCAGCTGAAAGATGAGCTTGAGACTATCAAAAAAAAGGTTGTCGAAGTCATCGAACAAAGCGACAAAATGGAGCTACAATCACGTTTCGCTCGAAATAGGCTTGCAGAAGTTAGCAAGCACTTCGATAACTATAGCGATAGAGAGGTCCGAGAGGCTTATGAGCAGGCCAATGATTATCAGGTAAACTTGACGGTCCTGCTACATGAAGAAAAGCAGCTACGAGATCGGCGCGATTCAATTGAACGGCGGCTCATGAAATTGGAAGAAACAATGGAGAGAGCAGATCATCTCATCAACCAAATCAACGTTGTCATCAATTATCTCACAGGAGACTTGATGCAGGTATCCGAAATGATTCAAGACGCGGAAGAAATGCAGAAGTTTGGGCTTAAGATTATTCAAGCCCAAGAGGAAGAACGCAAAAAACTTTCCCGGGAAATACATGACGGACCAGCTCAAATGATGGCGAACGTTGTCATACGCTCAGAAATTGTCGAGCGAGTGCTAAATAAAGAAGGTGTCGAGCAAGCAAGACAGGAAATTAAAGATCTAAAGGCAATGGTGAAAGATTCTTTAATCGAAGTACGTCGCATCATCTATGATTTACGTCCCATGTCACTCGACGACTTAGGTCTCATGCCAACGCTCGCGAAATATTTAAAAAACGTCGAAGAGCATTCACAAGTACAGATCCAGTTTAAATCCTTTGGCAAGGACATGCGCTACCCAACGCAAATGGAAGTCGCAATCTTCCGTTTCGTCCAAGAGGCAGTCCAAAACGCAATCAAGCACGCTGATGCAAGCATGATTTCAGTCAAAGTGGATCCAAAACCGAACTCCGTCGTAGCTGTCATCAAGGACGATGGCAAAGGCTTCGATACCTCTATCAAAAAAGAGGGCAGCTTCGGGCTTGTGGGAATGAAGGAGCGTATCAATATGCTTGACGGAAAAATCAGCATAGATTCAAAACCAGGTGCAGGCACACTCATCGTTGTCCAAATACCTGTTCAAACGCAAGCTAGTTAA
- a CDS encoding helix-turn-helix domain-containing protein → MAKYSEEFKMKLVSEYLNGNLGYKLLAKKYNMPSRTPLQNWVRSYKTQGVEGLKRRRTNEAYSVQFKVDTIQFMLETGASFQETAEQFRLNNPALIYSWMKTFNEQGLGGLKPRSKERPSMSKNSNKSKGKEEKKLTREDELERENELLRLENAYLKKLRAFRENPNAFHEKHKQQWRSNSKKKDTD, encoded by the coding sequence ATGGCCAAATATAGTGAAGAATTTAAAATGAAACTTGTTAGCGAATATTTGAATGGAAATCTCGGGTATAAATTATTAGCTAAAAAGTATAATATGCCCTCTCGAACTCCACTACAAAATTGGGTAAGATCCTATAAAACGCAAGGGGTTGAAGGATTAAAACGAAGAAGAACGAATGAGGCGTACTCTGTTCAATTTAAAGTGGATACGATACAATTTATGCTTGAGACAGGTGCTTCTTTTCAGGAAACTGCTGAACAATTTAGATTGAATAATCCTGCTTTAATTTACAGTTGGATGAAAACATTTAATGAACAAGGATTAGGAGGCCTGAAACCAAGATCAAAGGAGCGACCTTCTATGTCTAAAAACAGTAATAAATCAAAGGGAAAAGAAGAGAAGAAGTTAACACGTGAAGACGAACTAGAACGCGAGAATGAACTGTTGCGGCTAGAAAATGCCTACCTAAAAAAGTTGAGAGCTTTTCGAGAGAATCCGAATGCCTTCCACGAAAAGCACAAGCAACAGTGGCGTTCGAACTCAAAGAAGAAGGATACCGATTAA
- a CDS encoding carbohydrate ABC transporter permease, with the protein MKKQNMWAKIGLYAFLTIAGLLSLFPFYWMFVMATNPNNLINQSPPVMTPGSNLVINFQNVLDSIPFFQAMLNSLIVATTITFGVLLLCSLAGFAFAKLPFPGRTFLFVLILGTMMIPPQLGLIPSYHIITQFGWLSDLRAVIVPGLMNAFGIFWMRQYISSAVPDEIIEAARIDGCSTFRIYWNIVVPVILPAFATLGIIVFMAIWGDYLWPLVVLQDQSTHTIQVALRSLMDDRVRDFGMILSGTFWATVPLIIVFLLFNRLFIKSITDGAVKS; encoded by the coding sequence ATGAAGAAACAAAACATGTGGGCAAAAATTGGCCTATACGCCTTCCTAACAATTGCAGGCTTATTATCGTTATTCCCGTTCTACTGGATGTTTGTCATGGCTACGAATCCAAACAATTTAATTAACCAATCACCACCTGTCATGACACCAGGATCAAACTTAGTCATTAACTTTCAAAACGTATTAGATAGTATCCCGTTCTTCCAAGCGATGCTTAACTCGCTGATTGTCGCAACGACGATTACATTCGGCGTATTGCTTCTATGTTCATTAGCAGGATTTGCATTCGCGAAACTACCATTCCCAGGACGCACCTTCCTATTCGTGCTTATCCTCGGAACGATGATGATCCCACCGCAGCTCGGACTTATTCCAAGCTATCACATCATCACACAGTTCGGCTGGTTAAGTGACCTTCGTGCGGTTATCGTACCAGGACTCATGAACGCGTTCGGTATCTTCTGGATGAGACAATATATCTCCAGTGCCGTACCAGACGAAATTATTGAAGCTGCAAGAATCGACGGATGCTCGACGTTCCGCATCTACTGGAACATCGTCGTACCAGTCATTCTACCAGCATTCGCAACACTCGGAATCATCGTCTTCATGGCTATCTGGGGAGACTACCTATGGCCACTCGTCGTCCTACAAGATCAATCTACACACACCATTCAAGTAGCACTACGCTCCCTGATGGATGATCGCGTACGTGACTTCGGGATGATCCTATCCGGTACATTCTGGGCAACCGTACCACTTATTATCGTATTCCTGCTCTTCAACCGCCTCTTCATCAAGAGTATCACCGACGGCGCAGTCAAGAGCTAA